A region from the Oncorhynchus keta strain PuntledgeMale-10-30-2019 chromosome 5, Oket_V2, whole genome shotgun sequence genome encodes:
- the LOC127930043 gene encoding histidine-rich glycoprotein-like isoform X35 has protein sequence MTNWLMTLHHQHCLMTLHHQHCLMTLHHQHCLMTLHHQHRLMTLHHQHCLMTLHHQHRPMTLHHQHCLMTLHHQHRLMTLHHQHCLMTLHHQHRPMTLHHQHCLMTLHHQHRLMTLHHQHCLMTLHHQHRLMTLHHQHCLMTLHHQHRLMTLHHQHCLMTLHHQHRPMTLHHQHRLMTLHHQHRLMTLHHQHRLMTLHHQHRPMTLHHQHRPMTLHHQHCLMTLHHQHRLMTLHHQHCLMTLHHQHCLMTLHHQHRPMTLHHQHRPMTLHHQHRLMTLHHQHRLMTLHHQHCLMTLHHQHRPMTLHHQHRLMTLHHQHCLMTLHHQHCLMTLHHQHCLMTLHHQHCLMTLHHQHCLMTLHHQHCLMTLHHQHCLMTLHHQHRPMTLHHQHRPMTLHHQHRPMTLHHQHRPMTLHNQHRPMTLAQMLSPLFCITLFTKTSTCFGSDPK, from the exons atgacaaattggttgatgacactacaccatcaacattgtctgatgacactacaccatcaacattgtctgatgacactacaccatcaacattgtctgatgacactacaccatcaacataggctgatgacactacaccatcaacattgtctgatgacactacaccatcaacataggccgatgacactacaccatcaacattgtctgatgacactacaccatcaacataggctgatgacactacaccatcaacattgtctgatgacactacaccatcaacataggccgatgacactacaccatcaacattgtctgatgacactacaccatcaacataggctgatgacactacaccatcaacattgtctgatgacactacaccatcaacataggctgatgacactacaccatcaacattgtctgatgacactacaccatcaacataggctgatgacactacaccatcaacattgtctgatgacactacaccatcaacataggccgatgacactacaccatcaacataggctgatgacactacaccatcaacataggctgatgacactacaccatcaacataggctgatgacactacaccatcaacataggccgatgacactacaccatcaacataggccgatgacactacaccatcaacattgtctgatgacactacaccatcaacataggctgatgacactacaccatcaacattgtctgatgacactacaccatcaacattgtctgatgacactacaccatcaacataggccgatgacactacaccatcaacataggccgatgacactacaccatcaacataggctgatgacactacaccatcaacataggctgatgacactacaccatcaacattgtctgatgacactacaccatcaacatag gccgatgacactacaccatcaacataggctgatgacactacaccatcaacattgtctgatgacactacaccatcaacattgtctgatgacactacaccatcaacattgtctgatgacactacaccatcaacattgtctgatgacactacaccatcaacattgtctgatgacactacaccatcaacattgtctgatgacactacaccatcaacattgtctgatgacactacaccatcaacataggccgatgacactacaccatcaacataggccgatgacactacaccatcaacataggccgatgacactacaccatcaacatcGGCCGATGACACTACACAATCAACATCGGCCGATGACACTAGCTCAAATGTTAAGCCCTCTTTTCTGTATCACTTTGTTTACCAAAACAAGCACTTGTTTTGGAAGTGACCCTAAATGA
- the LOC127930043 gene encoding uncharacterized protein LOC127930043 isoform X8 gives MTNWLMTLHHQHCLMTLHHQHCLMTLHHQHCLMTLHHQHRLMTLHHQHCLMTLHHQHRPMTLHHQHCLMTLHHQHRLMTLHHQHCLMTLHHQHRPMTLHHQHCLMTLHHQHRLMTLHHQHCLMTLHHQHRLMTLHHQHCLMTLHHQHRLMTLHHQHCLMTLHHQHRPMTLHHQHRLMTLHHQHRLMTLHHQHRLMTLHHQHRPMTLHHQHRPMTLHHQHCLMTLHHQHRLMTLHHQHCLMTLHHQHRPMTLHHQHRLMTLHHQHCLMTLHHQHCLMTLHHQHRPMTLHHQHRLMTLHHQHCLMTLHHQHRPMTLHHRHCLMTLHHQHCLMTLHHQHCLMTLHHRHYLMTLHHQHCLMTIHRQHCLMTLHHQHCLMTLHHHHRPMTLHHQHRPMTLHHQHRLMTLHHQHRLMTIHRQHCLMTLHHQHRPMTLHHQHRLMTLHHQHCLMTLHHQHRLMTLHHQHCLMTLHHQHRPMTLHHQHRPMTLHHQHRLMTLHHQHCLMTLHHQHCLMTLHHQHCLMTLHHQHCLMTLHHQHCLMTLHHQHCLMTLHHQHCLMTLHHQHRPMTLHHQHRPMTLHHQHRPMTLHHQHRPMTLHNQHRPMTLAQMLSPLFCITLFTKTSTCFGSDPK, from the exons atgacaaattggttgatgacactacaccatcaacattgtctgatgacactacaccatcaacattgtctgatgacactacaccatcaacattgtctgatgacactacaccatcaacataggctgatgacactacaccatcaacattgtctgatgacactacaccatcaacataggccgatgacactacaccatcaacattgtctgatgacactacaccatcaacataggctgatgacactacaccatcaacattgtctgatgacactacaccatcaacataggccgatgacactacaccatcaacattgtctgatgacactacaccatcaacataggctgatgacactacaccatcaacattgtctgatgacactacaccatcaacataggctgatgacactacaccatcaacattgtctgatgacactacaccatcaacataggctgatgacactacaccatcaacattgtctgatgacactacaccatcaacataggccgatgacactacaccatcaacataggctgatgacactacaccatcaacataggctgatgacactacaccatcaacataggctgatgacactacaccatcaacataggccgatgacactacaccatcaacataggccgatgacactacaccatcaacattgtctgatgacactacaccatcaacatag gctgatgacactacaccatcaacattgtctgatgacactacaccatcaacataggccgatgacactacaccatcaacataggctgatgacactacaccatcaacattgtctgatgacactacaccatcaacattgtctgatgacactacaccatcaacataggccgatgacactacaccatcaacatag gctgatgacactacaccatcaacattgtctgatgacactacaccatcaacataggccgatgacactacaccatcgacattgtctgatgacactacaccatcaacattgtctgatgacactacaccatcaacattgtctgatgacactacaccatcgaCATTAtctgatgacactacaccatcaacattgTCTGATGACAATACACCGTCAACATTgtctgatgacactacaccatcaacattgtctgatgacactacaccatcaccATAGGccgatgacactacaccatcaacatcgaccgatgacactacaccatcaacataggctgatgacactacaccatcaacatagGCTGATGACAATACACCGTCAACATTgtctgatgacactacaccatcaacataggccgatgacactacaccatcaacataggttgatgacactacaccatcaacattgtctgatgacactacaccatcaacataggctgatgacactacaccatcaacattgtctgatgacactacaccatcaacataggccgatgacactacaccatcaacataggccgatgacactacaccatcaacataggctgatgacactacaccatcaacattgtctgatgacactacaccatcaacattgtctgatgacactacaccatcaacattgtctgatgacactacaccatcaacattgtctgatgacactacaccatcaacattgtctgatgacactacaccatcaacattgtctgatgacactacaccatcaacattgtctgatgacactacaccatcaacataggccgatgacactacaccatcaacataggccgatgacactacaccatcaacataggccgatgacactacaccatcaacatcGGCCGATGACACTACACAATCAACATCGGCCGATGACACTAGCTCAAATGTTAAGCCCTCTTTTCTGTATCACTTTGTTTACCAAAACAAGCACTTGTTTTGGAAGTGACCCTAAATGA
- the LOC127930043 gene encoding histidine-rich glycoprotein-like isoform X34, whose translation MTNWLMTLHHQHCLMTLHHQHCLMTLHHQHCLMTLHHQHRLMTLHHQHCLMTLHHQHRPMTLHHQHCLMTLHHQHRLMTLHHQHCLMTLHHQHRPMTLHHQHCLMTLHHQHRLMTLHHQHCLMTLHHQHRLMTLHHQHCLMTLHHQHRLMTLHHQHCLMTLHHQHRPMTLHHQHRLMTLHHQHRLMTLHHQHRLMTLHHQHRPMTLHHQHRPMTLHHQHCLMTLHHQHRLMTLHHQHCLMTLHHQHCLMTLHHQHRLMTLHHQHCLMTLHHQHRLMTLHHQHCLMTLHHQHRPMTLHHQHRPMTLHHQHRLMTLHHQHCLMTLHHQHCLMTLHHQHCLMTLHHQHCLMTLHHQHCLMTLHHQHCLMTLHHQHCLMTLHHQHRPMTLHHQHRPMTLHHQHRPMTLHHQHRPMTLHNQHRPMTLAQMLSPLFCITLFTKTSTCFGSDPK comes from the exons atgacaaattggttgatgacactacaccatcaacattgtctgatgacactacaccatcaacattgtctgatgacactacaccatcaacattgtctgatgacactacaccatcaacataggctgatgacactacaccatcaacattgtctgatgacactacaccatcaacataggccgatgacactacaccatcaacattgtctgatgacactacaccatcaacataggctgatgacactacaccatcaacattgtctgatgacactacaccatcaacataggccgatgacactacaccatcaacattgtctgatgacactacaccatcaacataggctgatgacactacaccatcaacattgtctgatgacactacaccatcaacataggctgatgacactacaccatcaacattgtctgatgacactacaccatcaacataggctgatgacactacaccatcaacattgtctgatgacactacaccatcaacataggccgatgacactacaccatcaacataggctgatgacactacaccatcaacataggctgatgacactacaccatcaacataggctgatgacactacaccatcaacataggccgatgacactacaccatcaacataggccgatgacactacaccatcaacattgtctgatgacactacaccatcaacataggctgatgacactacaccatcaacattgtctgatgacactacaccatcaacattgtctgatgacactacaccatcaacatag gttgatgacactacaccatcaacattgtctgatgacactacaccatcaacataggctgatgacactacaccatcaacattgtctgatgacactacaccatcaacataggccgatgacactacaccatcaacataggccgatgacactacaccatcaacataggctgatgacactacaccatcaacattgtctgatgacactacaccatcaacattgtctgatgacactacaccatcaacattgtctgatgacactacaccatcaacattgtctgatgacactacaccatcaacattgtctgatgacactacaccatcaacattgtctgatgacactacaccatcaacattgtctgatgacactacaccatcaacataggccgatgacactacaccatcaacataggccgatgacactacaccatcaacataggccgatgacactacaccatcaacatcGGCCGATGACACTACACAATCAACATCGGCCGATGACACTAGCTCAAATGTTAAGCCCTCTTTTCTGTATCACTTTGTTTACCAAAACAAGCACTTGTTTTGGAAGTGACCCTAAATGA
- the LOC127930043 gene encoding histidine-rich glycoprotein-like isoform X12, with translation MTNWLMTLHHQHCLMTLHHQHCLMTLHHQHCLMTLHHQHRLMTLHHQHCLMTLHHQHRPMTLHHQHCLMTLHHQHRLMTLHHQHCLMTLHHQHRPMTLHHQHCLMTLHHQHRLMTLHHQHCLMTLHHQHRLMTLHHQHCLMTLHHQHRLMTLHHQHCLMTLHHQHRPMTLHHQHRLMTLHHQHRLMTLHHQHRLMTLHHQHRPMTLHHQHRPMTLHHQHCLMTLHHQHRLMTLHHQHCLMTLHHQHCLMTLHHQHRPMTLHHQHRPMTLHHQHRLMTLHHQHRLMTLHHQHCLMTLHHQHRPMTLHHQHRPMTLHHQHRPMTLHHQHRPMTLHHQHRLMTLHHQHCLMTLHHQHRPMTLHHRHCLMTLHHQHCLMTLHHQHCLMTLHHRHYLMTLHHQHCLMTIHRQHCLMTLHHQHCLMTLHHHHRPMTLHHQHRPMTLHHQHRLMTLHHQHRLMTIHRQHCLMTLHHQHRPMTLHHQHRLMTLHHQHCLMTLHHQHRLMTLHHQHCLMTLHHQHRPMTLHHQHRPMTLHHQHRPMTLHHQHRPMTLHHQHRPMTLHHQHRPMTLHNQHRPMTLAQMLSPLFCITLFTKTSTCFGSDPK, from the exons atgacaaattggttgatgacactacaccatcaacattgtctgatgacactacaccatcaacattgtctgatgacactacaccatcaacattgtctgatgacactacaccatcaacataggctgatgacactacaccatcaacattgtctgatgacactacaccatcaacataggccgatgacactacaccatcaacattgtctgatgacactacaccatcaacataggctgatgacactacaccatcaacattgtctgatgacactacaccatcaacataggccgatgacactacaccatcaacattgtctgatgacactacaccatcaacataggctgatgacactacaccatcaacattgtctgatgacactacaccatcaacataggctgatgacactacaccatcaacattgtctgatgacactacaccatcaacataggctgatgacactacaccatcaacattgtctgatgacactacaccatcaacataggccgatgacactacaccatcaacataggctgatgacactacaccatcaacataggctgatgacactacaccatcaacataggctgatgacactacaccatcaacataggccgatgacactacaccatcaacataggccgatgacactacaccatcaacattgtctgatgacactacaccatcaacataggctgatgacactacaccatcaacattgtctgatgacactacaccatcaacattgtctgatgacactacaccatcaacataggccgatgacactacaccatcaacataggccgatgacactacaccatcaacataggctgatgacactacaccatcaacataggctgatgacactacaccatcaacattgtctgatgacactacaccatcaacataggccgatgacactacaccatcaacataggccgatgacactacaccatcaacatag Gccgatgacactacaccatcaacataggccgatgacactacaccatcaacatag gctgatgacactacaccatcaacattgtctgatgacactacaccatcaacataggccgatgacactacaccatcgacattgtctgatgacactacaccatcaacattgtctgatgacactacaccatcaacattgtctgatgacactacaccatcgaCATTAtctgatgacactacaccatcaacattgTCTGATGACAATACACCGTCAACATTgtctgatgacactacaccatcaacattgtctgatgacactacaccatcaccATAGGccgatgacactacaccatcaacatcgaccgatgacactacaccatcaacataggctgatgacactacaccatcaacatagGCTGATGACAATACACCGTCAACATTgtctgatgacactacaccatcaacataggccgatgacactacaccatcaacataggttgatgacactacaccatcaacattgtctgatgacactacaccatcaacataggctgatgacactacaccatcaacattgtctgatgacactacaccatcaacataggccgatgacactacaccatcaacataggccgatgacactacaccatcaacatag gccgatgacactacaccatcaacataggccgatgacactacaccatcaacataggccgatgacactacaccatcaacatcGGCCGATGACACTACACAATCAACATCGGCCGATGACACTAGCTCAAATGTTAAGCCCTCTTTTCTGTATCACTTTGTTTACCAAAACAAGCACTTGTTTTGGAAGTGACCCTAAATGA
- the LOC127930043 gene encoding histidine-rich glycoprotein-like isoform X13, with translation MTNWLMTLHHQHCLMTLHHQHCLMTLHHQHCLMTLHHQHRLMTLHHQHCLMTLHHQHRPMTLHHQHCLMTLHHQHRLMTLHHQHCLMTLHHQHRPMTLHHQHCLMTLHHQHRLMTLHHQHCLMTLHHQHRLMTLHHQHCLMTLHHQHRLMTLHHQHCLMTLHHQHRPMTLHHQHRLMTLHHQHRLMTLHHQHRLMTLHHQHRPMTLHHQHRPMTLHHQHCLMTLHHQHRLMTLHHQHCLMTLHHQHCLMTLHHQHRPMTLHHQHRPMTLHHQHRLMTLHHQHRLMTLHHQHCLMTLHHQHRPMTLHHQHRPMTLHHQHRPMTLHHQHRPMTLHHQHRLMTLHHQHCLMTLHHQHRPMTLHHRHCLMTLHHQHCLMTLHHQHCLMTLHHRHYLMTLHHQHCLMTIHRQHCLMTLHHQHCLMTLHHHHRPMTLHHQHRPMTLHHQHRLMTLHHQHRLMTIHRQHCLMTLHHQHRPMTLHHQHRLMTLHHQHCLMTLHHQHRLMTLHHQHCLMTLHHQHRPMTLHHQHRPMTLHHQHRPMTLHHQHRPMTLHHQHRPMTLHNQHRPMTLAQMLSPLFCITLFTKTSTCFGSDPK, from the exons atgacaaattggttgatgacactacaccatcaacattgtctgatgacactacaccatcaacattgtctgatgacactacaccatcaacattgtctgatgacactacaccatcaacataggctgatgacactacaccatcaacattgtctgatgacactacaccatcaacataggccgatgacactacaccatcaacattgtctgatgacactacaccatcaacataggctgatgacactacaccatcaacattgtctgatgacactacaccatcaacataggccgatgacactacaccatcaacattgtctgatgacactacaccatcaacataggctgatgacactacaccatcaacattgtctgatgacactacaccatcaacataggctgatgacactacaccatcaacattgtctgatgacactacaccatcaacataggctgatgacactacaccatcaacattgtctgatgacactacaccatcaacataggccgatgacactacaccatcaacataggctgatgacactacaccatcaacataggctgatgacactacaccatcaacataggctgatgacactacaccatcaacataggccgatgacactacaccatcaacataggccgatgacactacaccatcaacattgtctgatgacactacaccatcaacataggctgatgacactacaccatcaacattgtctgatgacactacaccatcaacattgtctgatgacactacaccatcaacataggccgatgacactacaccatcaacataggccgatgacactacaccatcaacataggctgatgacactacaccatcaacataggctgatgacactacaccatcaacattgtctgatgacactacaccatcaacataggccgatgacactacaccatcaacataggccgatgacactacaccatcaacatag Gccgatgacactacaccatcaacataggccgatgacactacaccatcaacatag gctgatgacactacaccatcaacattgtctgatgacactacaccatcaacataggccgatgacactacaccatcgacattgtctgatgacactacaccatcaacattgtctgatgacactacaccatcaacattgtctgatgacactacaccatcgaCATTAtctgatgacactacaccatcaacattgTCTGATGACAATACACCGTCAACATTgtctgatgacactacaccatcaacattgtctgatgacactacaccatcaccATAGGccgatgacactacaccatcaacatcgaccgatgacactacaccatcaacataggctgatgacactacaccatcaacatagGCTGATGACAATACACCGTCAACATTgtctgatgacactacaccatcaacataggccgatgacactacaccatcaacataggttgatgacactacaccatcaacattgtctgatgacactacaccatcaacataggctgatgacactacaccatcaacattgtctgatgacactacaccatcaacataggccgatgacactacaccatcaacatag gccgatgacactacaccatcaacataggccgatgacactacaccatcaacataggccgatgacactacaccatcaacatcGGCCGATGACACTACACAATCAACATCGGCCGATGACACTAGCTCAAATGTTAAGCCCTCTTTTCTGTATCACTTTGTTTACCAAAACAAGCACTTGTTTTGGAAGTGACCCTAAATGA
- the LOC127930043 gene encoding histidine-rich protein PFHRP-II-like isoform X38, giving the protein MTNWLMTLHHQHCLMTLHHQHCLMTLHHQHCLMTLHHQHRLMTLHHQHCLMTLHHQHRPMTLHHQHCLMTLHHQHRLMTLHHQHCLMTLHHQHRPMTLHHQHCLMTLHHQHRLMTLHHQHCLMTLHHQHRLMTLHHQHCLMTLHHQHRLMTLHHQHCLMTLHHQHRPMTLHHQHRLMTLHHQHRLMTLHHQHRLMTLHHQHRPMTLHHQHRPMTLHHQHCLMTLHHQHRLMTLHHQHCLMTLHHQHCLMTLHHQHRPMTLHHQHRLMTLHHQHCLMTLHHQHCLMTLHHQHCLMTLHHQHCLMTLHHQHCLMTLHHQHCLMTLHHQHCLMTLHHQHRPMTLHHQHRPMTLHHQHRPMTLHHQHRPMTLHNQHRPMTLAQMLSPLFCITLFTKTSTCFGSDPK; this is encoded by the exons atgacaaattggttgatgacactacaccatcaacattgtctgatgacactacaccatcaacattgtctgatgacactacaccatcaacattgtctgatgacactacaccatcaacataggctgatgacactacaccatcaacattgtctgatgacactacaccatcaacataggccgatgacactacaccatcaacattgtctgatgacactacaccatcaacataggctgatgacactacaccatcaacattgtctgatgacactacaccatcaacataggccgatgacactacaccatcaacattgtctgatgacactacaccatcaacataggctgatgacactacaccatcaacattgtctgatgacactacaccatcaacataggctgatgacactacaccatcaacattgtctgatgacactacaccatcaacataggctgatgacactacaccatcaacattgtctgatgacactacaccatcaacataggccgatgacactacaccatcaacataggctgatgacactacaccatcaacataggctgatgacactacaccatcaacataggctgatgacactacaccatcaacataggccgatgacactacaccatcaacataggccgatgacactacaccatcaacattgtctgatgacactacaccatcaacataggctgatgacactacaccatcaacattgtctgatgacactacaccatcaacattgtctgatgacactacaccatcaacatag gccgatgacactacaccatcaacataggctgatgacactacaccatcaacattgtctgatgacactacaccatcaacattgtctgatgacactacaccatcaacattgtctgatgacactacaccatcaacattgtctgatgacactacaccatcaacattgtctgatgacactacaccatcaacattgtctgatgacactacaccatcaacattgtctgatgacactacaccatcaacataggccgatgacactacaccatcaacataggccgatgacactacaccatcaacataggccgatgacactacaccatcaacatcGGCCGATGACACTACACAATCAACATCGGCCGATGACACTAGCTCAAATGTTAAGCCCTCTTTTCTGTATCACTTTGTTTACCAAAACAAGCACTTGTTTTGGAAGTGACCCTAAATGA